GCAACGATATCACAAATTTTAGAAAAAGCGATTGAAACTATTATGATTACAGAAAGCTTAAAAATAAAAGCTGCCACTTTAAAGGCTAAAGAGCTTATTAAACTTAGAAAGTTGCATACCAAAGAAGGAAAAGAAAAAGCTGTAGCTGATCAATTGTCTCTATTGCAAAGAATAGGAGTTTGCTGTTTTTCTGAATTAAAACCAGATGACCACAAAAGTACTCTTTTATGGTCCCACTATGCTGAAAAACACAGTGGTCTTTGTTTAGAATTTCACCTACCATCATCACTTAATGTATTCACCAGCATAGGCGCTAGGAACCCTATTTTTTCACCAACTCCTATAAACTATCTTCCTACTTTGCCTCAGATAAACTTATTCATTAACACTCAAGATGACATGCTTAACTGTTTGACTGTAAAATCGCCTGAGTGGGCTTATGAAAAAGAACACCGGGCATTCTCTTTAAATTACGTTGGACTTGTTCAATATGAACCATGGCTTCTTAAAACAGTTACTGCCGGTTGTAATATGAACGATACGGAATTCAACGAATTGAATGCAACTATTAATAAACTTAGTTATCAACCTCAACTATTTCGCGCCAGAAAAAAAGACCGCGAGTTTGGAGTAGAGTTAATTCAACACATATAATGTTTTAATAACTCATCTTCAACGCGCTTGTACGCCAACCGATCACGTTCCGCTCTAGAGTGCTCGGGGCTTGCAAATATGACTTATTCAAAGCTATAGAAAAACAGTTGCAAAATAGCGACTGAACAGAGAAACACGATGGTCATTCAAGAACTTCAACAACCATGAACATTTATGCACGTCTGCAAAAAGCAGCTTCGTTGCGGCCAAATAAAATGAATATCATACTGTCCGCCACAAAAAATTAACAGATATGCAACAAGGAGGACTTCATGTTCAAGTTAGGAAACGGTATGAATGAGAAAACAATCGAACATTTCTATTCCAATTCATATGTTGTCGAAAATACATCCGACACAAATCGACTCAAAGTAAGTTTATCGAAATCGCACATCGCTACACTCATACAGCTCCTCGAAAAAATGGATGGGCCGTTTTTTCTTCTCTACATTCTCCATACGCCTCGAACAACAGCGGAGGCAGCCCGTTATCAAAGCGCCGAACGATCGAAAGAAGACGCCGTTCTTTTGCTGCAAGAATTTGAAGAATATCTGGAGAACGATGGTCGCCATGATCTATGGCTTCATGCGCCAAAATCAAATACAACCCTTGTCTATGATCGCCACAATCTCCTTTTTCTGTACGGGCTGAACACGCTGCAAACCGAGTATGTGCAGCAAATTTGCAGTCCTGTTGAAGAAATAAACATTCCGACCCCGCATAAGCATTTTTATCATGCGAAATATGACGCTGCTGAAGAAGCTATTTTAAAGCATATCTCTTGGCGCAAATCGCCGCTTACTGAGCAAGACATGCAATAACGTTCCCTTAGTAGAAAGGAGGCTATATGCTTGATAAACTATGGCGAAAATCAACCGCCATCCAATTGCTTAAAACTTTTTCGCGCAATGATTCTCCGTGGGAAAATGATGCAGCCGTCTTTTTTATAAAAAACGGCTTGGCTCGCTTGCGTATGGAATGCGGACTTGCCAAAGACCATCGTTTGAAGGTGTTTTTAGACTTGAACGATACACCCTTAATCAAAATACATTCTATCGATGAAAACCTTTGCCCTACTTGTGAAAAACTGATCTCTGCCGGTTACGGCTTAGGAACGCTCAGCGCCGAAGAAATCTCGACAATTCGTACTCATCTGAACCGCCCTTATGAATCGATCTCTTCTTCTTTGGACGAATTACGTCCGATTTTGAATTTGCTGAAAAGCGGTTTTTATGCGCTGGCCGATTTGCCGCTTTTGCCATCGGACGGAAACGGAAACCTTTTTTGGAATCAAACAAACATTCCTGTTCCTAACAAAGGAAGCCGCTGGATTCATCTAAAAGGCTTTGTCGCGGAAGGTCAACCAACATTCTTGTTGGCGAGCCAGCCGCCAAACCGTATCGACGAAGAGACCGTCAATGCATACCGTGAGAAAATACGTGCAGGCGAACCTTTACACGGTTTGGCTTACTACATAGGTTATAGTCTCTGCGTCTTGCTTGACGGCCATCATAAAGCTCTGGCTGCTGCTCTGGAAGGGCAAAAACTACGCTGTCTAACAATTTTGCCTGTGCATTCCGAGTCGTATGAGCAAAATAGAGTAGATTATAAAATCTCATTGGGCGGTGTCTGGTTCAACACGGAAAGCCTATCTTCAAACGCTGACAATCTGATAAGCAAAGGCTTTTTCTGCTATGACAATTTAAGTGTAGATGAGGTGGAGCAACGATTGTCTCAGTCTGTAGAATCGTGGGATCAATACCAATGGCCGCAAGCTACGCTTGAAGCAGGTCGCAAATATCCCAATGCATTTGCTTTGGCCTGCGCAGAATGCGCAGGCGACCTGTCGAGTGATCGGATTGACCGCCTATTGCGAAGTGAGGAAGAAGATTCCATAGAGAAGTTGCAGCTTATCATGAACTCGTTAATCGGTTTGCACGATGACAGAGCTTTTTCCGTAGTAAAACGAATCGCCAAAAATCGTAATTATTGCCTCTTATGGCATGAAGCGTTTCAATTTTTGTCCACGATCAAAACAGAGGAAGTCGAATCCTTCTTCATTGACTTCTTGATTGACGATGATAAAACCCGGCCTGAACTAACAAAAATAGCCGATGCCTATTTAGCAGCCGAGTCTTAATGCGCACCGTTTCCTTAACTCCATCTGTCACTGAACCATCACTTTCGCTCATCCTTTTCCAACATTAATTGATAAAAAGGCTTCTCGGTCAAACGACCGAGAAGCCTTGATTTACCTATGGCGGGAGCGTGTAGGAATCGAACCCACCCAGGACGGTACTGCCGCCCCGCGAACGGTTTTGAAGACCGCAGAGACCACCAGACCTCATCCGCCCCCTTGTTATGTATCCATATTATCACACGCAGCATTAAACCGCAAATCTTCTGTCATTTTATCCATAGTTACGCACAGGTGTTTGCCTTGTTATGAACAGGCAAAATAGTTATCAACAGAGTTTTGCACTTATGCACATAAACGACTCTTTTTCAACAACTTGCTCACAGCTTATCCCCTGCTTTTTGTGGATAACTTTATTTACTTGTTTACTTTGTTCCGTTAGCTTTTGCTGGGATCGTTCACCGCGCCCATGAAGAGGATAGAGTCAGTCGGCTTATGCACAATCAGGAATAGGAACGGATGATCGGCGCGGAAGATCGTCGGTTGTTGGGGCAGAAAGCTTTTAAGTCCGACCACGACAGCGGTCGCAGCGGCGGCTTCACTGCCTTTTTCGTTGACTTCGATCATCGCCTGATGGATCACATGGCTGATGTACAAATCTTTGCGCCCGTCCATGCCCGACAAATCGGCTTTGTATTGATCGAAGGCATCGGCCATGCCGAGCGCCGGGAGAAGTTTTTCGTCGTCCAAGTAATAGCGGGTCGCGAATTTGAATTTAGGCAGCGACACTTCGACCTGTTTCATCGTCATTTGCGCACGCAATGTCCTGATTTGCTCCG
Above is a genomic segment from Azotosporobacter soli containing:
- a CDS encoding DUF2971 domain-containing protein, translating into MSLFKYVSWNPFPIKQLCQHDNNKECELKPNCHSRENLLSSHLYFNSSKYFNDPFDLSPFCDVNATISQILEKAIETIMITESLKIKAATLKAKELIKLRKLHTKEGKEKAVADQLSLLQRIGVCCFSELKPDDHKSTLLWSHYAEKHSGLCLEFHLPSSLNVFTSIGARNPIFSPTPINYLPTLPQINLFINTQDDMLNCLTVKSPEWAYEKEHRAFSLNYVGLVQYEPWLLKTVTAGCNMNDTEFNELNATINKLSYQPQLFRARKKDREFGVELIQHI